One segment of Triticum aestivum cultivar Chinese Spring chromosome 2A, IWGSC CS RefSeq v2.1, whole genome shotgun sequence DNA contains the following:
- the LOC123184344 gene encoding putative serine/threonine-protein kinase isoform X1 translates to MQLVCFFTFPIIGSNNMANANVMPRHLPLHLLEELTDGFSQDQELGSGAYGKVYRGVYKDGKMIAVKILYDTPGYDDEQFDKEFHNLTILQHENIVQLVGYCHETQRECVQYDGRMVLADVTKRALCLEYMQNGSLDKYLSDESKGHGWNTRYIIIKGICNGLKYLHEELKPPIYHLGLKPANVLLDENMIPKIADFGLSRLFGEEKTQITNSPIGTLGYLPAEYINHNIISNKLDIFSLGVVMIKIIAGPKAYSRSAEMSSEQFIDIVHGNWMNRLKAISEESYFEQVKRCIEIALNCVETDRQKRPTIGNIVNTLNETETLEHDQAPTKGYIINTC, encoded by the exons tgcttttttacttttccaaTAATAGGAAGCAATAATATGGCCAATGCAAATGTGATGCCAAGGCATCTACCGCTGCATTTATTGGAAGAACTGACTGATGGTTTCTCCCAAGACCAGGAACTTGGTAGCGGTGCATACGGCAAAGTTTATAGG GGTGTATACAAAGATGGGAAAATGATTGCCGTGAAGATTCTTTATGACACGCCAGGATATGACGATGAGCAATTCGACAAGGAGTTTCACAATCTTACAATTCTCCAACATGAGAATATTGTGCAGTTAGTAGGTTATTGCCATGAAACCCAGCGAGAATGTGTGCAGTACGATGGAAGAATGGTTCTTGCAGATGTGACAAAGAGGGCACTTTGCTTGGAGTATATGCAAAATGGAAGCCTTGACAAGTATCTTTCTG ATGAATCTAAGGGGCATGGTTGGAACACACGCTACATAATAATTAAGGGCATTTGCAATGGTTTGAAGTACCTTCACGAGGAACTGAAACCTCCTATTTATCATTTGGGTCTAAAACCAGCGAACGTACTGTTGGATGAGAACATGATCCCGAAAATCGCTGATTTTGGATTGTCTAGACTCTTTGGAGAAGAAAAAACCCAAATCACTAATAGTCCTATAGGAACACT TGGGTACTTACCTGCAGAGTATATAAATCATAACATAATCTCAAATAAGTTGGATATATTCAGCTTGGGTGTTGTAATGATAAAGATAATTGCGGGACCTAAAGCCTACTCCAGAAGTGCTGAAATGTCATCCGAGCAATTCATTGACATT GTACATGGAAATTGGATGAACAGGCTGAAAGCAATATCAGAGGAGTCATATTTTGAGCAAGTAAAGAGATGTATAGAAATTGCTTTAAACTGTGTGGAGACCGACCGACAGAAAAGGCCAACTATAGGGAATATTGTTAATACGTTGAATGAGACAGAGACATTAGAACATGATCAAGCGCCAACTAAAGGGTATATTATTAATACATGTTGA
- the LOC123184344 gene encoding putative serine/threonine-protein kinase isoform X2, with translation MANANVMPRHLPLHLLEELTDGFSQDQELGSGAYGKVYRGVYKDGKMIAVKILYDTPGYDDEQFDKEFHNLTILQHENIVQLVGYCHETQRECVQYDGRMVLADVTKRALCLEYMQNGSLDKYLSDESKGHGWNTRYIIIKGICNGLKYLHEELKPPIYHLGLKPANVLLDENMIPKIADFGLSRLFGEEKTQITNSPIGTLGYLPAEYINHNIISNKLDIFSLGVVMIKIIAGPKAYSRSAEMSSEQFIDIVHGNWMNRLKAISEESYFEQVKRCIEIALNCVETDRQKRPTIGNIVNTLNETETLEHDQAPTKGYIINTC, from the exons ATGGCCAATGCAAATGTGATGCCAAGGCATCTACCGCTGCATTTATTGGAAGAACTGACTGATGGTTTCTCCCAAGACCAGGAACTTGGTAGCGGTGCATACGGCAAAGTTTATAGG GGTGTATACAAAGATGGGAAAATGATTGCCGTGAAGATTCTTTATGACACGCCAGGATATGACGATGAGCAATTCGACAAGGAGTTTCACAATCTTACAATTCTCCAACATGAGAATATTGTGCAGTTAGTAGGTTATTGCCATGAAACCCAGCGAGAATGTGTGCAGTACGATGGAAGAATGGTTCTTGCAGATGTGACAAAGAGGGCACTTTGCTTGGAGTATATGCAAAATGGAAGCCTTGACAAGTATCTTTCTG ATGAATCTAAGGGGCATGGTTGGAACACACGCTACATAATAATTAAGGGCATTTGCAATGGTTTGAAGTACCTTCACGAGGAACTGAAACCTCCTATTTATCATTTGGGTCTAAAACCAGCGAACGTACTGTTGGATGAGAACATGATCCCGAAAATCGCTGATTTTGGATTGTCTAGACTCTTTGGAGAAGAAAAAACCCAAATCACTAATAGTCCTATAGGAACACT TGGGTACTTACCTGCAGAGTATATAAATCATAACATAATCTCAAATAAGTTGGATATATTCAGCTTGGGTGTTGTAATGATAAAGATAATTGCGGGACCTAAAGCCTACTCCAGAAGTGCTGAAATGTCATCCGAGCAATTCATTGACATT GTACATGGAAATTGGATGAACAGGCTGAAAGCAATATCAGAGGAGTCATATTTTGAGCAAGTAAAGAGATGTATAGAAATTGCTTTAAACTGTGTGGAGACCGACCGACAGAAAAGGCCAACTATAGGGAATATTGTTAATACGTTGAATGAGACAGAGACATTAGAACATGATCAAGCGCCAACTAAAGGGTATATTATTAATACATGTTGA